A window of the Cuculus canorus isolate bCucCan1 chromosome 3, bCucCan1.pri, whole genome shotgun sequence genome harbors these coding sequences:
- the LOC128851613 gene encoding basic proline-rich protein-like translates to MQLDLHSPREPRRDATGSPLPQGAPQGCSWAPHSPREPRRDAPGIPVHPGMQPDPHSPKEPRGDAAGPLPTRGCSRTPPNPGMQPEAPLPQGCSRSPSPPGAPLTCPQPPVPAAAPPARQRRPRPTRSAARHGAGPAGSPPRTPAPKDGRDGLPPV, encoded by the coding sequence ATGCAGCTGGACCTCCACTCTCCCAGGGAGCCCCGCAGGGATGCAACTGGATCTCCACTGCCTCAGGGAGCCCCGCAGGGATGCAGCTGGGCCCCCCACTCTCCCAGGGAGCCCCGCAGGGATGCACCTGGAATCCCCGTTCACCCGGGGATGCAGCCGGACCCCCACTCCCCCAAGGAGCCCCGCGGGGATGCAGCCGGACCCCTCCCAACCCGGGGATGCAGCCGGACCCCTCCCAACCCAGGGATGCAGCCGGAAGCCCCACTGCCCCAGGGATGCAGCCGTTCCCCCTCTCCCCCGGGAGCCCCGCTGACCTGCCCGCAGCCGCCCGTCCCCGCCGCAGCCCCACCTGCTCGGcagcgccggccccgccccACCCGCAGCGCCGCCCGGCACGGGGCGGGTCCTGCCGGGTCCCCTCCTCGCACCCCGGCCCCGAAGGACGGGCGGGACGGGCTTCCCCCGGTCTGA